The sequence below is a genomic window from Paenibacillus sp. DCT19.
AATTACATTGTCCAATTAGGACATCAGGCGCACCCTTGGTGTAGATCATTCGTCCGCCCTGATGATGAACAAGAACTGACATACGCTTCCGATCAGAATCGAAAGGAAACTCTTGCTGACGTGCGTATAATTCTTTGAGCCCGTTAGGTGTTAGTCCCATTTTAGAAGCCAGTGTAACTAGTGCGCCCTCTGTTGGGTCACCTTTCAGTTCCCAGACTACACTTTGGTCAGTGACGGTATCTTTCTTCGTTTCTTTGCCTTTTTTCTTATTGCGAAGCTCGTCTCCTCTATTCTCAACAATACTTGCGTTATTACAGAGAGCGCTAATCTGCAACAGGCGTCGCAACGTCTGGTCACTCTTCAGATCAACAGGACGCCCATTCTCAAGCATCTGTCCTTCTGGAGAATATCCATCCCGGTCACCTTAATCCCGCGACCCTCTAACCAGACATCTGTCACCGTCATTTTGTTTTGGGTGAGCGTACCTGTCTTATCTGAACATATGACTGATGCACAGCCTAACGTTTCAACAGAGGGCAATTTGCGAACGATGGCTTTTCGCTTGATCATACGCTGCACACCTAACGCCAGAGCAATGGTAACAATCGCGGGTAATCCTTCTGGAATTGCGGCAACCGCAAGGCTGACGCCAGCGAGAAACATACCTACAGCCGGTTGCCCATGAAGAATACCTGCAACGACAACCATGACGGTGAGCCCAAGTGCGACGAAAATTAGTATTTTTCCCAACTGTTCAAGCCTGTGTTGTAGTGGTGTTTCCTGTTCATCGGTATTCTGGATCAGATCAGCAATTTTGCCCATCTCGGTATCCATACCCGTACGAATAACAACCCCTCGTGCTGTTCCGCGTGTAACCATCGTTCCCATGAATCCGATGTTCTTCTGATCTCCGAGCGGCACATCATCAGCGGCAATAGGCATACAATGCTTGCTTACAGGTACGGATTCACCTGTCAGAGCGGATTCTTCCACATCCAGACTGTTCGTTTCCAACCAGCGCACATCGGCAGGAATACGATCCCCACTTTCAACAAGCACAATATCACCAGGCACAAGCAGTTTAGCCGCAACCTGAATCTCTTGTCCTGATCGAAGTACTTTCGCGGCAGGAGCTGATAATTGCTTCAGAGCACGTAGAGATCGCTCCGCGCGAAATTCCTGTACAAATCCCAAAATAGCGTTTAGCACAATAATGGCCACAATCGTTACCGCGTCCAGATACTCTCCCAGTAGTCCGGATACCAGCGTTGCTCCCATCAACACCAGCACCATAAAATCCTTAAACTGATTCAGCAATAATGTGATTGGAGATATGCGTTTTCCTTCGCTCAGTTCGTTTGAACCGGCAACTTTCCTCTTCTCAGTTACAGCTTCGTCCGTTAATCCCTCCTGCGGGCTAACGCCAAGAGTATTACGCAGCTCTTCATCACTTAGCTGATGCCACTTGGTATGTTCCATGCTTCAAGGTTCCCTCCCAGTCTGTATTTCATCTGCAAAACTTGCTCACATGCTTCACCGGCGCGCTGGTCGACAGGCTGTACACTATGCCGGACAAACTACCTAATCTATATGTATTCGGACAGGACCTTGATTAGCACACGGAAGGTGAATCCTTTCCCTAAGGGGCATAATAGGCTAAAATAAAAGTCTGTGGTTATATACGCAACCAAGTTAAGCGTTCCATAGGTAAGTAACAGAAAAACTACAACCGCCCTATCTTTTGTATACATAGCCCGGTTGCTCGTTTCAGTTAAAAAGGTTGTTCAAAATTTGGTCTTTTTGAACCCGCACTTATAGATGTAGCATCTGGCATGAAGCCAGACGCTCAATAGAGAGGAAGTGGAATAAATGGCACTCGACGGCATTGTAACCCGAGCCATTGTTCATGAACTGCAAGGTTGTATCGGCGGACGTATTAGTAAGATCCACCAGCCTAATGGTCATGATGTTGTGCTCACCCTGCGTGCTCAGCGCGGAAACAGCAAACTGCTTGTATCGGCAAGCCCAACATATCCCCGCGTGCATTATACGGAAAAGACGTTTCTGAATCCTACGGAAGCACCGATGTTCTGCATGTTGCTTCGTAAGCATTGTGAAGGGGCAATCATAGAGAACATTCGTCAGATCGGCATGGAGCGTATCATCCACATCGATGTGCGGCAGCGCGACGAATTGGGAGATGTTTCAGTTAAACGCATCATCATTGAACTTATGGGACGGCACAGTAATATCATCTTGCTTGATCCCATTACCGAAACTATTCTAGACGGTATTCATCATGTCACTCCGTCCATCAGCAGTTACCGGGTGGTCATGCCTGGTTTCTCGTATACTGCACCACCAGAACAACATAAGAGTAATCCGCTTGAAATCAGCACAACGGAATTCCAGAACAGCTACACCGCCGCCGAAGAGGATGCTTCACGCTGGCTCGTAAATGCGTTTAGTGGTCTTAGCCCACTAATTGCAGGTGAGATTACTGCTCGGGCAGTTGCTGCTGACAGCGAAATGCCAAGTTCAACCGAGGGTGAGAGCCGTATCGAGGCGGAAGCGCTATGGATTGCTTTTGAATCCGTGATGGGACTCGTTAAGGACAATGTCTATACCCCTGTCACCGGCATGAACGCCAAGGGCAAAATGATCTTCTCTGCCATCCAGCTTCAGAGCATCCAGGATGGAGAGAAAACGTACGATACGATTAGCAAATGTATGGAAGATTACTACGGAGATAAAGCTGAACGGGATACCGTGAAGCAAAGAGTGAGTGACCTGCTCCGCTTCCTGCAAAATGAACGAAGCAAAAATATCAAAAAGTTAGACAACTTGAATAAGGATTTGCTAGAAGCGGATGATGCCGACAAATTCAGACTGTGGGGGGAGCTTCTATTTGCCTCTCTGCATCAGGTTAACAAAGGCGACAAAACGGCTCAGCTTGTGAATTTCTATGATGAGGATCAAGCGACCATTACGATCCAGCTTGATCCGTTACTTACACCATCTGATAACGCACAACGTTACTTCAAGCGCTATAACAAGTATAAGAACAGTCTAGCTGTCATTCATGATCAGCTTGGAAAAACGAAGGACGAGATCGCTTATCTCGATAACCTGCTGCAGCAGCTATCCATCGCATCCATGAATGACATTGAAGAAATTCGAGATGAGCTTGTGCAACAGGGATACCTTCGTGACCGTAACAAAAAGGGCAAAAAGAAAAAGAAAAATGATCGACCTACTGTACATCAGTTCACCTCCTCAGAGGGGATTGATATTCTTGTAGGTAAGAACAATTTGCAGAATGAATATGTGACGAATCGTCTTGCATCCGCTAATGATACGTGGCTGCATACAAAAGACATCCCGGGTTCACATGTTGTCATCCGCAGCACAGACTTTGGCGAAGCTACATTGGAAGAAGCCGCACAGCTTGCAGCCTATTTCAGCCAAGCCAAAGAGTCTAGCAGCGTACCTGTGGATTACACATTTATCCGTCATGTTCGTAAACCGAGCGGTGCCAAGCCTGGTTTTGTCATCTATGATCATCAGAAAACCTTGTTTGTTACACCCAACGAGGAACTGATCAAGAGTCTGCCTTCCACCATCAAAAATGGATAGATCATTTCTCATCCGATAAATGTGTAAATAAAGACAAGCAATCCCCTGACCATCGCATGGTTCAGGGGATTTTATTTTGCAGGAATGGACGAACTTACTTATCAATCCATATAAACATCATTGCATTTTTATTCATTAAACTGTATTATAATTCAATTAATATGATTATCTTATCGAAAAGAGGATTATTACATGACTACTATTATCAGAACTACACAACCTAAGGATTTAATCCCACTTACTGCACTGATGCATGAATATGTAGTAGGATTTTATAACAACCTTTGGCCTGGTGACGAAGCTATCCAACTTTTGATCAACAACCTGCTCAATCATCAGATCGGGGTTCAATTCGTGGCGGAGCAAGATAATCAACTGATTGGATTCTCCACATTATATTTTACCTACAGCACAATGAAAGCAGAACGTGTAGCGATTATGAATGATCTTTTTGTTGTAGAAGCATTCCGAGACAGCGAAGTTGAAACTAAATTATTCGAACAATGTCAGCAATATACGCGTGAACACGGGTGCCCTTATATGTCCTGGATCACAGCAGAAACCAATGTACGCGCACAGCAATTATTCGAACGTCTTGGAGCAACGCGTGGTGCATGGGTGAATTACTCAATCACATAATTCTATGAATCAAAAAAACATGTGAGCACGATGGGTTACCCCCTCATGTTCACATGCCCTACAATGATAATTTAATCTGACTACCCATCTTCGGAAAAGAGAAATCATTTCTACGTTGTTCTTAGGCTCTCCTCTCTAACCAACGATCAAGGCTCCCTATTGCGTCTCGCTGCTGTTTGCAGGCTCTGCAACACATCAACTGTGACCGACTTGCTGCCAAGATCCCCATGGAAAACCACACCTTGTCTCACACCGTGATAATCCGACCCTCCGGTCTGAATCAAGCCAAATTCTTGGCCAAGGTCTGTATACTTGCGCTCCTCTGCCAAGTCATGATCCGAATGGAATACCTCAATGCCGTCTGGTTTCGAGTTCTGAATGATCTCCCGCACAAGCTCATCATTCTCATACAAACCAGGATGCGCAATAACAGCCGCTCCGCCTGCCTCTCGAATCCATCGACACGCTTCCTCTGGGGCAACCCGCGGGACTGACACAAATCCCGGCTTTCCTTCTGCCAGATAACGATCAAATGCATCACGCATATCCGTCGCATATCCTTTGCTTACTAGTACATCAGCCATATGCGGTCTGCCAATGCTCTCATCCGGCTCCAGCGGACGTCCGAGTCCTTCAATTACGTCCTGCCAGCTAATCGCGAGTCCAAGCTCTTGCAGCTTGGCAATAATCCGCTGGTTGCGCTCCTCGCGGGCTTCCCTTAAGTTTCGCAAGCGCTCCAGAAACGTCTGATCCTCTATATTTACATAATAGCCAAGCACGTGGATGTCTTTTCCACCCGCACGAGTACTAATTTCAACGCCAGCTACAACCTCAATTCCGAGTTCTTCCCCTGCACGTAGCGCTTCAGCAACACCGGCCACCGTATCATGATCCGTAAGTGCCATTGCCGCCAAACCTTTATGTTTAGCAAGCTCCACATTGGCCGTGGGTGACTGCATCCCGTCAGAAGCTTGGCTATGAGTATGAAGATCGCAACGTCCGTTAGGCTGATTCATCAAGAATGACTCCCTTCGATATGGCTTGAATTATTGTTGTAACTCGACCTGCTCCTGCTCACGCAAATAGTTTAGAAAAGCTACCGCTGATAAGGGCAGCAACGAAGATTTGAGATGAATCGCATAGAACTGACGTTTGAATTCCAGTCCACGAATATCGACGATATGAACCAGTCCAAGCGCAATTTCGTGTTGAACAGATGACGGTGATAACATCGTTATGCCCACACCCGCCTCAACGGCTGATTTCACCGCACCTGTACTACCAAGCTCCATGACTACATTCATGTCCTGTGGGTCTATTTTTCTTTTCTGCAGCTGATCCTCCATCACTTGCCTTGTCCCCGAACCCTTCTCCCGCAATACAAACGGATAGGACATTACCTCTTCCAGCTCAACCTCACCTCGCTGGGCAAGAGCATGACCCGCTGGTACGATCAGCTTCAGCTCATCCCGCATCACAGGCTCCACAATCATATCTGGATGATGAATAGGTGCTTCGATCAAACCAAAATTTAGCTGGTGCTTCAGGATTTCATCCATAATTTGAGTTGTATTCATGACTTTCATTACGATTGAAATATCCGGATATTGACGAGCAAAAGGTCCTAGCATCCGAGGCAACACATACTCACCAATTGTCAGGCTTGCTCCAAGCTGTAATCTACCCTGAAGCTTTTGTGTGAAAGCAGACATTGCTTCATCCGTGTGTCTAACCAATTCTACACTGCGTTTCGCATGAGGTAGCAATGTCATACCCGCCTCAGATAATTCTATTTTTTTGGTGGAGCGGTGAAGGAGCTTGGTACCAAAGTAATCCTCCAGCGACTGAATCTGCATCGTCACCGCAGGTTGAGTCATATGTAATGCCTGTGCAGCCGCTGAGAAGCTCCCCTTCTCGGCAACTGTATAAAAAATGTGTAATTGATGAAAATTCATATCTTCGCCCCTCTTCTGTACACTACCCTCATTGTATCCGATTTCGTGAATTCCAACAAAAAAAGCATGCAGCTTGTCTGCATGCCATGTAGCCTGAATCTATCATTTAAGAAAATGTGAAATCTCCCGATATCACTTATGCTTGCGACTGTTCTTGACTAGAGTCATCCGTCTTGAATGTCGTAGCCACGAATAATACGATTTCAAATCACGTAGCTCAATGGTCTCTGACATACGACCCAAAAACGTAACCACAATCATTTTGTGAAGTGGATTGCCAGCAATGTCATATTCCCCTTCAAGCTCGGAAAATTCAGCAACAACAACCAGATCTTCATCGATGAGGTATACGTCCTGCTCATTACGGTAGTATGGTGTAATACGATCCTGCTTCAGACACTCCCATAACCATGCCGCAATATGGTCATCATCATTACGTGTCGGCTCAATGCGATCTGCATACCGCATCTTGGCATGATGGGTAATGACGATGTCTGCCACTTTTTTGTCTCCAAGAGCTACGAAAAACGGCTCGTAGGTGCTCCAACGTTGCATCACCTTATCACGCATGGGAATCACTCTCCACCAGATAGGACTTTCTATCTATTTATTACCAAATATATTACAACATAAGTCCCGCAAGCTCAAGGTATATGTTAAGATTTTTTCACAAGACTTGTTATGATGTCATATTGAATAAAAGAGCGACTCCGAGGAGTCACTCTATATACTAATTGCACCACGAATCGTGGCAATCCGTTTGTTTTGCGACCATAATTGGGCATTTAGATGCCGTAATAACTTGTCTTGTCCATTGTTTTACTTGCGTACTCCGTTTTGATCTCATTCCGATAGGAACGTTCAATTTTGCGCACATAGGAAAGTCGTTTCACATTTTTCATCGTATCTTCAGCACGTTCTGCATTAACATACATCACAACATAATGCATACGACGGGAGATGTAATGAACAGTGCCATACTTT
It includes:
- a CDS encoding NFACT family protein; this translates as MALDGIVTRAIVHELQGCIGGRISKIHQPNGHDVVLTLRAQRGNSKLLVSASPTYPRVHYTEKTFLNPTEAPMFCMLLRKHCEGAIIENIRQIGMERIIHIDVRQRDELGDVSVKRIIIELMGRHSNIILLDPITETILDGIHHVTPSISSYRVVMPGFSYTAPPEQHKSNPLEISTTEFQNSYTAAEEDASRWLVNAFSGLSPLIAGEITARAVAADSEMPSSTEGESRIEAEALWIAFESVMGLVKDNVYTPVTGMNAKGKMIFSAIQLQSIQDGEKTYDTISKCMEDYYGDKAERDTVKQRVSDLLRFLQNERSKNIKKLDNLNKDLLEADDADKFRLWGELLFASLHQVNKGDKTAQLVNFYDEDQATITIQLDPLLTPSDNAQRYFKRYNKYKNSLAVIHDQLGKTKDEIAYLDNLLQQLSIASMNDIEEIRDELVQQGYLRDRNKKGKKKKKNDRPTVHQFTSSEGIDILVGKNNLQNEYVTNRLASANDTWLHTKDIPGSHVVIRSTDFGEATLEEAAQLAAYFSQAKESSSVPVDYTFIRHVRKPSGAKPGFVIYDHQKTLFVTPNEELIKSLPSTIKNG
- a CDS encoding GNAT family N-acetyltransferase encodes the protein MTTIIRTTQPKDLIPLTALMHEYVVGFYNNLWPGDEAIQLLINNLLNHQIGVQFVAEQDNQLIGFSTLYFTYSTMKAERVAIMNDLFVVEAFRDSEVETKLFEQCQQYTREHGCPYMSWITAETNVRAQQLFERLGATRGAWVNYSIT
- a CDS encoding PHP domain-containing protein; translation: MNQPNGRCDLHTHSQASDGMQSPTANVELAKHKGLAAMALTDHDTVAGVAEALRAGEELGIEVVAGVEISTRAGGKDIHVLGYYVNIEDQTFLERLRNLREAREERNQRIIAKLQELGLAISWQDVIEGLGRPLEPDESIGRPHMADVLVSKGYATDMRDAFDRYLAEGKPGFVSVPRVAPEEACRWIREAGGAAVIAHPGLYENDELVREIIQNSKPDGIEVFHSDHDLAEERKYTDLGQEFGLIQTGGSDYHGVRQGVVFHGDLGSKSVTVDVLQSLQTAARRNREP
- a CDS encoding selenium metabolism-associated LysR family transcriptional regulator, yielding MNFHQLHIFYTVAEKGSFSAAAQALHMTQPAVTMQIQSLEDYFGTKLLHRSTKKIELSEAGMTLLPHAKRSVELVRHTDEAMSAFTQKLQGRLQLGASLTIGEYVLPRMLGPFARQYPDISIVMKVMNTTQIMDEILKHQLNFGLIEAPIHHPDMIVEPVMRDELKLIVPAGHALAQRGEVELEEVMSYPFVLREKGSGTRQVMEDQLQKRKIDPQDMNVVMELGSTGAVKSAVEAGVGITMLSPSSVQHEIALGLVHIVDIRGLEFKRQFYAIHLKSSLLPLSAVAFLNYLREQEQVELQQ
- a CDS encoding YlbG family protein; this translates as MFAERTGFIIWVSDLKAARNLEKYGTVHYISRRMHYVVMYVNAERAEDTMKNVKRLSYVRKIERSYRNEIKTEYASKTMDKTSYYGI